CCGGCTCGGCCGTAGCGGCGACACCGGTGACCGCGCCAGCTCCGCCAATCCTCAAGTCGGACAGCAACTCCAGCTCTGCCGCGTCACCGGCTGACGCGACCACCGAGACGCCGCTCGATCAGCTGATCGTGCAGTTCCTTCAGGCCAGAGGCATCACCTGGGACCCTAGCGCCGGCACGATCAACGGGCTGCCGTACTCCTCGTACACGAACCCGCTGACCACGCTGTACTGGGTCAAGAACACCGTGACGCTCGTCCAGGACCTCGAGAACTTCGCGCAGTTGCTGGCCACCAACCCCGAGGCGGCGTTGGCAAGCCTGACGCCCGCCAACATCGTCGCGTTTCTGGTCGCGCATCCCGTGGTCGCTGCCGCCATCGCGGCGAGTTCCTCCACTAGCGTCCTTCCAGCCGCCGCCGCGGCAGCGGTGGCGTCGGTGGCTGCCGTGGCGGGCCTGATCGATCCCTCGCTCTTTCAGCCATTCCTTCCGCCCGTCCCGCCGATCTCGGCGTTGCCGCTCGCGCCGGTGGTTGCGTCCACTCCGCTGGCCGCCGCGACCGTGGCCCCGCCCGCAACCGCCGCGCCAGCCCCGACGGCGCCCGCGCCGAGCACCGCAACCGGCACAGCGCCGGCGCCGACACCACCACCGCCGACCGCCGCCCATGGGTTTGCTCTTCCCTATGCGGTTGCCGCGAACGGCGGCCCACCGATCGGATTCGACTCCGGGGCCCGGGCGGGCGCAGCCGCAAGCGCGCGGCTGAAAGCCCCCGGCGAGTCGGCCGCGGTCGCCGCCGCGGAAGCGACCCGGCGGCGCGCTCGCAAGCGCCGTCAGCAGCAGGCCCGACAGCACGACTACGCCGACGCCACAATGGATTACGAGCCACAGAGTGATGATCCCGGAGGCTCCACGGCGGCGTCCGACAGCGGCGCGGGCCCACTCGGCTTCGCGGGCACCGTCACCCACGCCCGCCAGCAACCTGCGGGTCTGGCGACGCTGGCCGACGACTTCGGCGGTGGCCCGAGCATGCCGATGCTGCCGCACACCTGGACACCGGACGACGACCAAGAACAGGCGTAGCCGGTCAGTCAATGTTGGCCGACAATTCGGCTCAGCGGTGTAGTCTGCATCGGGAATCCTGGGGGGCCGCTACGAAAGTGAGGCCAGGATGGTAGGCGAGTTCAACGGCAAGATCGAGCTGGATATCCGTGATTCGGAACCAGATTGGGGCCCTTACGCCGCGCCGACCGCGCCGGAGGGCTCACCCAACATCCTGTACCTAGTGTGGGATGACACCGGCATCGCGACCTGGGACTGCTTCGGCGGTTTGGTCGATATGCCGGCGATGACCCGGATCGCCGAGCACGGCGTACGGCTGTCGCAGTTTCACACCACGGCGTTGTGTTCGCCGACCCGCGCGTCGCTGCTGACCGGGCGCAACGCCACCACGGTCGGCATGGCCATGATCGAGGAGTTCACCGAAGGATTCCCCAACTCGAACGGCCGTATCCCCTTCGAAACCGCCTTACTGTCAGAGGTTTTGGCCGAACGGGGCTACAACACCTACTGCGTCGGCAAGTGGCATCTGACCCCACTCGAAGAATCGAACCTGGCTGCGACCAAACGGCACTGGCCGACGTCGCGCGGATTCGAGCGCTTCTATGGCTTCCTGGGTGGCGAAACTGACCAGTGGTACCCGGACCTGGTCTACGACAACCACCCAGTGAACCCGCCCGGCACCCCGGAGGACGGCTATCACCTGTCGAAAGATCTGGCGGACAAGACAATTGAGTTCATCCGCGATGCCAAGGTGATCGCTCCGGACAAGCCGTGGTTCAGCTACGTCTGCCCGGGCGCGGGTCACGCGCCGCACCATGTCTTCCGGGAGTGGGCGGACCGGTACGCCGGCAAGTTCGACATGGGTTACGAGCGGTACCGCGAGATCGTGCTCGAGCGGCAGAAGGCGATGGGCATCGTGCCGCAGGACACCGAGCTGTCGCCGGTCAATCCCTACCTTGACGTCAAGGGTCCCGACGGCCAGCCGTGGCCTCTGCAGGACACCGTGCGGCCGTGGGACTCGCTGAACGACGAAGAGAAGCGACTCTTCAGCCGCATGGCGGAGGTGTTCGCGGGATTCCTCAGTTACACCGACGCCCAGATCGGGCGCATCCTGGACTATCTCGAGGAATCGGGTCAGCTGGAGAACACGCTGATCGTGGTGATCTCCGACAACGGAGCCAGCGGTGAGGGCGGTCCCAACGGGTCGGTGAACGAAGGCAAGTTCTTCAACGGCTACATCGACACCGTCGAGGAGAGCATGAAGCTCTTCGACCAGCTCGGCGGGCCGCAGACCTACAACCACTATCCGATCGGGTGGGCGATGGCATTCAACACGCCCTACAAGCTCTACAAGCGATACGCCTCGCACGAGGGTGGCATCGCCGACACGGCAATTGTGTCCTGGCCCAAAGGGATTGCAGCGCACGGTGAAGTGCGCGACAACTACGTCAGCGTATGCGACATCACCCCGACCGTCTACGACCTGTTGAACATCGAGCCGCCGCAGACCGTCAAAGGTATCCCGCAGAAGCCGCTAGACGGCGTGAGTTTCAAAGCCGCGCTTGCCGATCCATCCGCCGACACCGGCAAGCAGACTCAGTTCTACACGATGCTGGGTACTCGAGGCGTCTGGCACAACGGCTGGTTCGCCAACACCGTGCACGCCGCCACGCCAGCGGGCTGGAGTCATTTCGACGCCGACCGTTGGGAGCTCTTCCACATCGAAGCCGACCGCAGCCAGTGCCACGACTTGGCCGGAGAGCATCCCGAAAAGTTGGAAGAGCTCAAGGCGCTCTGGTTTTCCGAAGCTGCGAAGTACAACGGTCTGCCGTTGTCGGACCTCAACGTGATGGAGACGTTGATGCGTTCGCGGCCGCTGTTGGCCGGTGATCGCGATAGCTACACCTACTATCCCGATTGCGCCGACGTCGGGATCGGCGCCGGCGCCGAGCTGCGCGGCCGGTCCTTCGCGGTGCTTGCCGACGTCACCGTCGACAGCACAGGAGCCGAGGGTGTGTTATTCAAGCAGGGCGGCGCCCACGGCGGCCACGCGCTGTTCATCCAGGACGGCCGGCTGCATTACGTCTACAACTTCCTCGGCGAACGGCAGCAGGAGGTCGCCTCGACGGAGGCGGTACCTCTGGGTCGGCACGTGTTCGGTGTCCGCTACGCCCGTGCGGGCACAGTCGAGAACAGCCACACGCCGCTGGGTGACGTCACGCTGTTCATCGACGACGCGACAGTCGGCACGCTGGCCGACGTGCAGACGCATCCGGGCACCTTCGGGCTGGCCGGTGCCGGAATCACGGTCGGCCGCAACGGCGGTTCGGCAGTGTCCAGCCGCTACAAGGCGCCGTTCGTGTTCACCGGGGGCACCATCGCGCAGGTCACCGTCGATCTGTCCGGTCGGCCGTATCAAGACGTGGAAAAAGAATTGGCGCTAGCCTTTTCGCGTGACTAACCTGCTGCCGAGGGTGCTTCTGCCCGCGCTGGCCGCAGCAGCAATCTTGGCAGTCGCGCTCACGGGCTGCGCCAGGACCGTCGACGGGGTCGGGGCGTGGACCGGTGGGTCGGCAGCACAGGCGCGTCAACCCAGGACGGGCAACTTCCCACCAGCCCCCGGTATCGAGACCACCGTGCCCGATCACATTCCGCCCAACGCGTTTCTCTGCTTCCCCGGCCCGGCCAGCGGCGGTATCGGGACGGTAGCTCAAGTCGTCGCGGCCGCCGCGCCACGAATCACCATCACGCTGCCTGACAGGTGGACCAGCGAGCAAGGTCACGAAGATCTCGCGTTGTCACTCACCGGCCCCGACTCGATGACGGGGACGGTCACCATCGCCGCGACGAAACTCGGGCCCGCCGCCGCCTTCACCGCGTACACCGACAACCTCGCGCACTCGAAACCCGACCTCCAGGTCGACATCGTCGGCGCGAAATTCTGCGGCTACAGCAGCCAAAAGCTGACCGGGACGTTCGGCGGGTCGTCGGGCTCGGTCGTGTTCGCCGATCGCATCACCCACATCTGGACCAACACCGGCAATTACCTGGTCGTCGTCCACATGGAGGGGCCCGAGGACGCTGCGGGGTTCGCCTCGGCCAAAGCCGCATTGATGCAGGATTTCGCGGTCGTCATACCCTGAATCGATGCCCACCGAACTCGTCGAACTGCCGACCGGGTCATTCCGAATGGGATCAACCAGTTTCTACCCGGAGGAAGCTCCGATCCACACGGTGCGCATCGACGCGTTCGCAATCGAACGCCACCCGGTGACCAACACGCAGTTCGCCGAATTCGTCGATGCGACAGGTTATGTCACGATCGCCGAGCAGCCGATCGACCCGGCCCTGTACCCGGGCGCCGACCCGAACGAGCTGCAGTCCGGCGCAATGGTTTTCCGCCCGACTTCGGGGCCGGTCGATCTGCGCGACTGGCGGCAGTGGTGGACCTGGGTGCCGGGAGCCTGCTGGCGGCACCCGTTCGGACCGGGCAGCGACGTCGCCGACCGGGCGGAGCATCCGGTGGTGCAGGTGGCCTATCCCGACGCGGCCGCCTATGCGCGCTGGGCGGGACGACGACTGCCGACCGAAGCAGAATGGGAGTACGCCGCCCGCGGCGGGACCACCACCACCTACGCCTGGGGCGACGACGAAAAGCCCGACGGGAAGCCGATGGCCAACACCTGGCAGGGCCGGTTCCCGTACCGCAATGACGGGTGGCCGGGCACGTCGCCGGTCGCGACGTTTCCGCCGAATGGTTTCGGCTTGTTCGACATGATCGGCAACGTATGGGAGTGGACGACCACCGAATTCTCGGCGCATCACCGGATTGATCAACCGCCCAAAAGCTGTTGCGCGCCAACCGGACCCGCCGATCCCGCGGTCACGCAGACACTCAAAGGCGGCTCACACCTGTGTGCCCCGGAGTATTGCCACCGCTACCGGCCGGCGGCGCGCTCCCCGCAGTCGCAGGACACCGCGACCACACACATCGGCTTTCGATGCGTAAGCGACCGGGTCAGCTGATGGCGGTGGCCGCTCCCATCACCTTCGACTGGAAGTCCGGCGGCAGCGGAATGTAGCCGTGCTTGTCCAAATCGATCTGGCCAGGTCCGAGGGTGGCCTCCAGGGCGGCCTTGACCGCCATCCCCACTTGCGGGTCAGGGTATTTCGAGCAGACGATCTCGTAGGTCGCCATCACGATCGGATAGACGTCGTCCTGGCTGGGGTTGTAGAACGACGACAGGTCGAGCACCAAGTTGTTGCCCTTGCCGACGATCTTGGCTCCGGCGATGGTCTTGCCGACCGAGTCGGTGCCGATGCGGACCGGTCGCCTCGTCTTCCGGCTGGCCGGCGTCTTGATCTCGGCGGCGAACAGACCCTGGTCCATCGCGAACGACAACTCGTTGTAGGTGATCGCGCCTTCGGTGTTCTTGACCATCGACGAGGTGCCGTCGTTGCCCTTGGCGCCGGTCCCCACGCCGCCCTTGAACTCCTTGCCGGTGCCCTGGGTCCACACGTTGCCGGCCGCGGACTTGAGGTAGTCCTGGAAGTTGGCCGTGCTGCCCGATTTGTCACTGCGATAGACGACATGGATGTCTTCGGACGGCATCGACGCGTTCAGCGCCGTGATCTGCGGGTCATCCCAGCGGGTGATACTGCCGTTGAAGATGCCGGCCACCGTCTGGGCGTCGAGCACCAGGAAGTCGTTCGGCAGGTTGTAGGTGATGGCCAACGGCCCGAAGACCACCGGCAGGTTCCACGCCTCGGCTCCACCGCAGCGCTGTTTGGCGGCGGCCGCCTGGTCGTCGCTCAGGGGGATGTCCGAACCGGCGAAATCGCTCTTGCCCGAAAGGAAGTCGGCGACGCCGGCGCCCGATCCGTTCGCGGTGTAGTTCAGATCGTGACCGGGGCAGGACTTGCTGTAGGCGCTGACGAAGCGCTTCATCGCGTTGGCTTGGGCGGTGGAGCCGCTGGCCGAGATCGCCGGCTTGCCTCCACAGGTCACGACCTCGCTCGCGTACGCCATGCTGGTGTGAGGGACTTCGCACCCCGACAGCACGGTGGCGCCCGCGGCCAGCAAACTGACGGCGGCGGCTAGTCGCTTGTACTTCATGTCGTTGCCTCACCCCGGATATTGACAATTTCTTGAGAGTTTCCGGCCAGCGAGCTGTGCACGCGAACCGACGCTAGATTAGCGGTTCGAGGGCCGAACTGTCCCGTCCCGCGGGCGAATTCATGTCTACCGTTAGTGTTCCTGAACTGCGCGTTACTGCGAAGTGGCCAACGGGTGACGAGCTGCAGGCGTCCTTGGCGGTATCCATCTTTCACCGCGCGATTGGGATCTGACTTCGCTAACGTGACGCGCGTGTTGCCCTCACCGGCTGCCGTCCACCGCAGTGGGCCCGTCCGCTTCAGGCAAGCGGCCCGCACCCTTCGGGATGGCGGCCAGCAATGACCGTTCAGACACCCTCGTCGGTCTCGCGGCCGACTCCGGCGAAAGAACGACATCGGCCGCGCATCGTGATCGGCGTGGCGATCGTGATGGCCGTGTTCGCCGCCTACGGCCTCTCCTTGTTCGGCGTCCACCTCCTGCAGAAGACCGAAGGCCCGTTACCGCCGCTCGATCTCAGCCAGGCCGGTCTCGACGAGACGGTCGTGCAGATCCGCCTGGAAGAGCTGAAGCCCACCACGAACCGGCTTACGGTGAATGTGTTGATCTATCCCGGTGAGTCGTTGGAAGACAAGCGCTTCGACGAGCTCAACACCGACATCGCCGTACGGCTGTATCCGCCCAACGATCTCGGTGACCTGAAGTACCCCGCGGGCAAGGCGCCGGCTCAGGTCAGCACCACGATCCAGGCGCACGGCGATCCGGGCGCATGGCCCTTTGACTCCTATAAGTCCGAGCCGATCTCGGCCGACGTGTTCGTCGGAAACGGCGCCGAACGCAAGCGACTTCCGGCCCGCGTCCAGGTAACCGGCGCGATGGACGGCTGGGACGCGACCACGCAGCGCAACAGTGACAACAGCGAAACCGGCAGCCACAACAGGAGCAATGTGGTGGTGACGCTGCACCGGGCCAAGGGCCCGCTGATCTTCGACCTGGGCATCATCCTGGTCTTGATCAGCCTGCCGACCCTGGCGTTGGTCGTGGCCATTCCGATGGCGATGGGCAGGCGAAAGTTCGTGCCTCCGTTCGCAACCTGGTACGCGGCGAACTTGTTCGCGATCGTCCCGCTGCGAAATATCTTGCCCGGTGCACCGCCGCCGGGTTCGATGATCGACCAGGCACTGGTGCAGTGGGTGCTCCTCGCGCTCGCGACCGCCATGGCGCTGTACATCTACTCCTATGTCCGGCAAGGGGATTGAGGGGGTCAGTGATCGTGTCGCTGCGCTGCTCGAACAAGAGTTCAACCCGCGTCGACCCAGGCAGTGAGGGTGAGAGCTCCAGCGCTCGACACGATCAAGAAGATCACGTCGAGTGGGCGAAGGTGCGGGCGTTCTGCGCCGCCGATCCGAATTTCGCGTGCGAGCAGAAAGAGCGGAACGGTCACGCTGATGGCGATGAAGACTCCGCCGATGACGTAGAGCCAGACAAAGCGAATCTGGTGTTTCCTGGCTTCGATGACCATGAAGATGACGACGGACATGCTCAGCATCAGCGCGTCGGCGGCGACGTTGCGCGACGCGGCATTGACCCTGGTGTCTTGCCAGAAGGTGCCGAAGAAGGCGGCACCGCTGTGGATGTAATTGACGGTTTGGCTCCACGTCGCCACCAGCGCTAGGAGCGCGATCAGCGCGTACACGCCGCACAACACTTTGCGGGCCGGAGGCATCGACCCGGCTCGATCCGTCTCGGTTGTTCTCATGGCCAGACGCTAGGGGAAGAGAAGCCCTGGCCGCAGGGATTCCGCTCCGCCCAGCGGAGACGACGATCCACCGCCCTTCTAGCTGCTGGTCAAGGCTGATTCCGCAGGAATTTTGCGCTGAGCAGCTCTTCACCTAGACTCTAGGGGTTGCCGTGGGCAGACCTCGGCTGGCGATTGAGTTTTTCCGTCAGCCCCGCGTGCCTTTCGACAGCGAAGACCATGCACGACAGGTCTGGTGGACTATGCCCGCGAAAGCGTTCAAATCCTCCGGCTTGACCGCGCGTGCATACGTGAACCAGGTCAGGAGATCGAGTGATTCAGCAGGAATCGCGGCTGAAGGTGGCCGACAACACCGGTGCCAAGGAAATCTTGTGCATCCGCGTGCTCGGCGGCTCGTCGCGGCGCTACGCCGGCATTGGCGATGTCATCGTGGCGACGGTGAAAGACGCCATTCCCGGCGGCAACGTCAAGCGTGGTGACGTGGTGAAGGCCGTCGTCGTGCGCACCGTCAAGGAGCGCCGCCGCCCGGACGGTAGCTACATCAAGTTCGACGAGAACGCAGCCGTCATCATCAAGCCTGACAACGACCCGCGTGGAACGCGCATCTTCGGGCCGGTCGGCCGCGAACTGCGTGAGAAGCGCTTCATGAAGATCGTCTCGCTCGCCCCGGAGGTGCTGTAGATGAAGGTGCACAAGGGCGACACCGTCCTGGTCATCTCGGGTAAGGACAAGGGCGCCAAAGGCAAAGTGCTGCAGGCGTACCCGGCCCGCAACAAGGTGCTCGTGCAGGGCGTCAACCGGATCAAGAAGCACACCGCGATCTCTTCCAACGAGCGCGGTGCGCAGTCGGGCGGAATCGTCACGCAGGAAGCGCCGATCCACGTCTCCAACGTGATGGTGGTCGATTCCGACGGCCAGCCCACTCGGATCGGCTACCGGGTCGACGAGGAGTCCGGCAAGCGGGTTCGCATCTCCAAGCGCAACGGCAAGGACATTGAGTCATGACGACCACCGAGAAGGTTCAGCCCCGCCTGAAGGCGCGCTACGTCGACGAGATCCGTGACGCGCTGAACAAAGAGTTCGCCTACGCCAACGTCATGCAGATCCCGGGCGTGGTCAAGGTTGTCGTCAACATGGGTGTCGGCGACGCCGCCCGCGACGCCAAGCTGATCAACGGCGCGGTCAACGACCTGGCGCTGATCACCGGCCAGAAGCCGGAGATCCGCAAGGCCACCAAGTCGATCGCCCAGTTCAAGCTCCGCGAGGGCATGCCAATCGGCGCACGCGTCACGCTGCGCGGCGACCGGATGTGGGAGTTCCTGGACCGGCTGATCTCGATCTCGCTTCCGCGTATCCGCGACTTCCGCGGACTTAGCCCCAAGCAGTTCGACGGCCGGGGCAACTACACCTTCGGGCTGACCGAGCAGTCGGTGTTCCACGAGATCGACGTGGACAACATCGACCGCCCGCGTGGCATGGACATCACCGTCGTCACCTCGGCGACCAATGACGACGAGGGCCGAGCGCTGTTGCGCGGCCTCGGCTTTCCCTTCAAGGAGAAGTGACATGGCGAAAAAAGCTCTGATCAACAAGAGCCAGCGCAAGCCGAAGTTCGCGGTGCGCGCCTACACCCGCTGCAACAAATGCGGCCGTCCGCACGCGGTGTTCCGCAAGTTCGGGCTGTGCAGGATCTGCCTGCGCGAAATGGCGCATGCGGGCGAGTTGCCCGGCGTGCAGAAGAGCAGCTGGTGAGGGGCGGGGGAACTAAACGATGACAATGACCGACCCCATCGCAGACTTCTTGACGCGTCTGCGCAACGCCAATTCGGCGTACCACGACGAGGTGACGCTGCCGCACTCGAAGATCAAGGCCAACATCGCCGAGATCCTCAAGCGCGAGGGTTACATCACCGACTACCGCACCGAGGACGCGCGCGTCGGCAAGGCGCTGACCGTCCAGCTCAAGTACGGGCCGAGCCGGGAACGCAGCATCGCCGGCCTGCGCCGGGTGTCCAAGCCCGGTCTGCGGGTTTACGCGAAGTCGACCAGCTTGCCGCGTGTGCTCGGCGGCCTGGGCGTGGCGATCATTTCGACGTCGTCGGGCCTGCTCACCGACCGTCAGGCAGCCAGACAGGGCGTGGGCGGCGAAGTCCTCGCGTACGTGTGGTGAGGAAGGACTGACATGTCGCGTATTGGTAAGCAACCGATTGTGATCCCGTCCGGGGTCGAGGTGTCCATCGACGGCCAGAAGGTCTCGGTGAAGGGACCCAAGGGCACCCTAGACCTGAAGGTCTCCGAGCCAATCACGGTGGCGCGCAACGAAGATGGCGCGATCGTGGTGACCCGTCCGGACGACGACCGGCACAACCGGTCGTTGCACGGGCTGTCCCGCACCCTGGTGTCCAACCTGGTCACCGGCGTCACGCAGGGCTACACCATCAAGATGGAGATCTTCGGCGTCGGTTACCGCGTGCAAGCCAAGGGCAGCAACCTCGAGTTCGCCCTCGGCTACAGCCACCCGGTGCTGATCACCGCGCCCGAGGGTGTGACGTTCGCGGTCGAGACACCTACCAAGTTCTCGATCTCGGGCATCGACAAGCAAAAGGTCGGCCAGATCGCGGCCAACATCCGCCGTCTCCGTAAGAGCGATCCCTACAAGGGCAAGGGAATTCGCTACGAAGGCGAGCAGATCCGCCGCAAGGTCGGAAAGACAGGTAAGTAGTCATGGCGCAATCACAAGCTGGTACCGCGCAGAAGCCGTCCGGGCAGAACGTGTCGGCCGTTCGGCGCAGGCAGCGGCTGCGTCGTCACGCGCGGCTGCGCAAGAAGATTTCGGGCACCGCGGAGCGTCCGCGCTTGGTGGTACACCGCTCGTCGCGGCACATCCACGTGCAGTTGGTCGACGACCTGACCGGCACGACCGTGGCCGCCGCCTCGTCGATCGAGGCGGACGTGCGCGGCGTAGAGGGCGACAAGAAGGCGCACAGCGTCCGGGTCGGGCAGTTGATCGCCGAGCGCGCCAAGGCCGCCGGTATCAACACCGTGGTGTTCGACCGTGGTGGTTACACCTACGGCGGGCGGATCGCGGCACTGGCCGACGCCGCTCGCGAGGGTGGTTTGGAATTCTGATGGCAAGCAACGACTTTGAAGGGACCGCATAATGGCGGAGCAACCGGCTGGAACGGCCGGCCCGACCAACGAGGGCCGCGACGACCGTCGCGACTCGCGTGACAACCGGGGCCGCCGCGACGGTGGCGGCCGTGGCGGTCGTGACCGTGACGGAGACAAGAGCAACTACCTGGAGCGGGTTGTCACGATCAACCGCGTTTCCAAGGTGGTCAAGGGTGGTCGGCGCTTCAGCTTCACCGCGCTGGTCATCGTCGGCGACGGCAACGGCATGGTCGGTGTCGGCTACGGCAAGGCCAAGGAAGTTCCGGCCGCGATCGCCAAGGGTGTCGAGGAAGCGCGCAAGGGATTCTTCCGCGTCCCGCTGATCGGCGGAACCATCGTGCACCCGGTCCAGGGTGAAGCTGCGGCAGGCGTTGTGTTGTTGCGTCCGGCCAGCCCGGGTACCGGTGTGATCGCCGGCGGTGCGGCTCGTGCGGTGTTGGAATGTGCGGGTGTGCGCGACATCCTGGCCAAGTCGCTGGGTAGCGACAACGCGATCAACGTCGTGCATGCGACGGTCGCTGCGCTCAAGATGCTGCAGCGTCCCGAAGAGGTTGCCGCGCGACGTGGACTGCCGCTGGAGGACGTTGCTCCGGCCGGCATGCTGCGCGCCCGCCGCGAAAGTGAGACGCTGGCCGCCAGCGCCGCTCGTGAAGGAAACGCGTAATCATGGCGCAACTCAAGATCACTCAGGTGCGTGGCACGATCGGCGCCCGCTGGAAGCAGCGGGAAAGCCTTCGCTCGCTGGGCCTTCGGAAGATTCGGCAGTCGGTGGTGCGCGATGACGACGCGCAAACCCGTGGTCTGATCAAGGCCGTCCAGCACCTCGTCGAGGTCGAGCCGGCCGAAGGAGGCAGCAAGTGACCATCAAACTGCACGACCTGCGCCCCGCGCCCGGGTCGAAGACCAAGCGCACCCGCGTAGGTCGCGGTGAAGGCTCCAAGGGTAAGACCGCGGGTCGAGGCACCAAGGGTACGAAGGCTCGCAAGAACGTGCCGGCCACCTTCGAGGGTGGGCAGATGCCGATTCACATGCGGCTGCCCAAGCTCAAGGGTTTCCGTAACCGGTTCCGCACCGAGTACGAGGTCGTCAACGTCGGCGACATCAACCGGCTGTTCCCCGAAGGTGGCTCGGTCGGACTGGACGAGCTGGTGGCCAAGGGCGCGGTCCGCAAGAACACCCTCGTGAAGGTCCTCGGCGACGGCAAGCTAGCCGCCAAAGTCGACGTCACCGCGCACAAGTTCAGCGGCAGCGCTCGCGAAAAGATCACCGCGGCAGGCGGTTCGGCCACCGAGCTGTAAACCGGCTCATCAGCTCTGCGGGTGGCTACAGGGTCACTCCGCAGAGGAATAGGCAATTGCCTGCCGGTGCAGATTCAGGTTGCTCGACGAGCGGGGGCGCTGGAGGGGCCTGCTGCGCAGGCTGCTCCCTCTGCACCGGTGCTTGACGAGTCGGCGTCCTTGTCGGTGGCGGCGGCTCGGGAACTTCTTGGACCGGAATGCTCGGCGGCGGGATGACGATTACCGGGTTGGCCGGCGGCCTCGGGGCCGTGGTGTCGGCGCGGCGTGGCGTCACGGCGGGTTCACCTGGGTCGGAGTGACGGTGAGCGGCTTCCCATCGGTCGACGACCGCGAAAAGCAATGCGCCACAGGCGATTACCATGGCGGCGGCGAACATCCAGCGTCGACGAGCTCGCGCCCGCGCGTCATTGATGACGGCATTTTCGATGTCTTGCGGTTCGGTGAAGATTTCACACGCGACAGCAGGGTCCAGGGCGGTGACGCCACTCAGTCCGGCGTCTGTGAGCGCCGCGATCACGCCGTCGCTGCCGTCGCCTATGACAGCGATGGCGTCGACGCGATAGCCGTTCACGATCGCCAACTTTCGAGTCTGCAGTACGGTATCGACGACTTGCCGCAGTCGTGAGACGTCCATGGGAGTGTGGACGCGATCAAGCACGGCCTCCCCGCGCACCACGACCAATTCCGTCGCGTTCGGCGTCACCGACAGGCACAGCGTCACAACGGGTTCCACCGCGTGGCTGGCCTGTCGTCTCGGTAACCGGCGCGCCCGCGAAGGCGCACTCCCGTGATCGAGCGACAGCATCGAACCCCTTTTCTCGAGGCTTGAATTGCGTGGTCGAAACCTTAACGGCAGGCCCGCCCGAACGCCCACCGCAGAGCAAACAATTCACGTTCGCGCAGACTCGCCCCTACGATGAGAAACCTGAGATAACGCCCCTCCTAGTTACCTCGTGTCGACGCGAAAACGCCCAACCTGAGATTCCGGCGTAACGACGAGGTGAAAGCCGCTATCGGCACTCAGGACATGTTCGATTGCGAAGCGTCAGCTCAGCTGCGGGATAACCTCTGCGGCAAGGCGTTCCATTTGCTCACGGTCTTCGGCCACGTCGCGCCCGACGGGGTTGAGCAGAATCGTCTCGGCGCCCGCGTCGATGACGGCCCGCAAACCGCCGACGACATCGTCGACCGGGCCGGACAC
This genomic stretch from Mycobacterium paraterrae harbors:
- a CDS encoding DUF2834 domain-containing protein, translating into MRTTETDRAGSMPPARKVLCGVYALIALLALVATWSQTVNYIHSGAAFFGTFWQDTRVNAASRNVAADALMLSMSVVIFMVIEARKHQIRFVWLYVIGGVFIAISVTVPLFLLAREIRIGGAERPHLRPLDVIFLIVSSAGALTLTAWVDAG
- the rplN gene encoding 50S ribosomal protein L14, translated to MIQQESRLKVADNTGAKEILCIRVLGGSSRRYAGIGDVIVATVKDAIPGGNVKRGDVVKAVVVRTVKERRRPDGSYIKFDENAAVIIKPDNDPRGTRIFGPVGRELREKRFMKIVSLAPEVL
- the rplX gene encoding 50S ribosomal protein L24 — its product is MKVHKGDTVLVISGKDKGAKGKVLQAYPARNKVLVQGVNRIKKHTAISSNERGAQSGGIVTQEAPIHVSNVMVVDSDGQPTRIGYRVDEESGKRVRISKRNGKDIES
- the rplE gene encoding 50S ribosomal protein L5; this encodes MTTTEKVQPRLKARYVDEIRDALNKEFAYANVMQIPGVVKVVVNMGVGDAARDAKLINGAVNDLALITGQKPEIRKATKSIAQFKLREGMPIGARVTLRGDRMWEFLDRLISISLPRIRDFRGLSPKQFDGRGNYTFGLTEQSVFHEIDVDNIDRPRGMDITVVTSATNDDEGRALLRGLGFPFKEK
- a CDS encoding type Z 30S ribosomal protein S14 yields the protein MAKKALINKSQRKPKFAVRAYTRCNKCGRPHAVFRKFGLCRICLREMAHAGELPGVQKSSW
- the rpsH gene encoding 30S ribosomal protein S8, with the translated sequence MTMTDPIADFLTRLRNANSAYHDEVTLPHSKIKANIAEILKREGYITDYRTEDARVGKALTVQLKYGPSRERSIAGLRRVSKPGLRVYAKSTSLPRVLGGLGVAIISTSSGLLTDRQAARQGVGGEVLAYVW
- the rplF gene encoding 50S ribosomal protein L6, with protein sequence MSRIGKQPIVIPSGVEVSIDGQKVSVKGPKGTLDLKVSEPITVARNEDGAIVVTRPDDDRHNRSLHGLSRTLVSNLVTGVTQGYTIKMEIFGVGYRVQAKGSNLEFALGYSHPVLITAPEGVTFAVETPTKFSISGIDKQKVGQIAANIRRLRKSDPYKGKGIRYEGEQIRRKVGKTGK
- the rplR gene encoding 50S ribosomal protein L18, producing the protein MAQSQAGTAQKPSGQNVSAVRRRQRLRRHARLRKKISGTAERPRLVVHRSSRHIHVQLVDDLTGTTVAAASSIEADVRGVEGDKKAHSVRVGQLIAERAKAAGINTVVFDRGGYTYGGRIAALADAAREGGLEF
- the rpsE gene encoding 30S ribosomal protein S5 gives rise to the protein MAEQPAGTAGPTNEGRDDRRDSRDNRGRRDGGGRGGRDRDGDKSNYLERVVTINRVSKVVKGGRRFSFTALVIVGDGNGMVGVGYGKAKEVPAAIAKGVEEARKGFFRVPLIGGTIVHPVQGEAAAGVVLLRPASPGTGVIAGGAARAVLECAGVRDILAKSLGSDNAINVVHATVAALKMLQRPEEVAARRGLPLEDVAPAGMLRARRESETLAASAAREGNA
- the rpmD gene encoding 50S ribosomal protein L30, with protein sequence MAQLKITQVRGTIGARWKQRESLRSLGLRKIRQSVVRDDDAQTRGLIKAVQHLVEVEPAEGGSK
- the rplO gene encoding 50S ribosomal protein L15, with protein sequence MTIKLHDLRPAPGSKTKRTRVGRGEGSKGKTAGRGTKGTKARKNVPATFEGGQMPIHMRLPKLKGFRNRFRTEYEVVNVGDINRLFPEGGSVGLDELVAKGAVRKNTLVKVLGDGKLAAKVDVTAHKFSGSAREKITAAGGSATEL